A single genomic interval of Nostoc commune NIES-4072 harbors:
- a CDS encoding hybrid sensor histidine kinase/response regulator — translation MRQYLGEYEQVEENLRHSEARYRSLAEASASIVWSAGPWGNVVEDIPTWEAFTGQSPEQYKGWGWVDALHPDDRTSVSAIWRQAFFGRSVAVAEYRVLRHDGEYRYMKIRGVPILDETGEIEEWVGMCVDISESKQAEAEREQLLALLKTEQTHLVEANVLLDTLFNNAPIGIGLWDEKLRYVRLNDALAEINGFPQDVHIGKTVAQVLPGVDSTVMEAFRHVIETGESVAQETSGETPAAPGKQRYWSVNYYPIQLPGDITWVGAICQEITARKQAEVERQQLFEREQAARVEAEAAKEQVTKILESITDGFLAFDTEWRFTYLNHEGSRTLGRSCEDLLGKNLWLEFPELANTSFGQLYQRAVALGTPLELEDYYPPFDAWFAVRAYPSPTGLSLYFRNINVRKRAEAKLRESEACFRLMAENSTDIISRHRVDGTLLYISPACYTVLGYQPEELVGNHSQELVHPDDLAEIARNYPVNADLPDIYTVTHRARHKDGHYIWLEATIRAIRDRQTKEILEMQASSRNITERKQVEKEQRFLAEASEILAASLDYETTLASLARLVVPEIADWCLVDIICDNQLVRRVTAAHADPKKQELVEQLQNYPPDLTLKKGIAEVIETGKSQITHFISDEQIQEISRNTSHLKILQELNPTSGISVPLIVRGRVLGAMTLVSSSGRRYPTKSLMLAEELARRAAVAVDNARLYTETQQSQQAALRAASRTARLQAITAALSESLTPAQVAEVMVEQGMAALGASSALVALVTKSGTELEIVRAVGFEQEAMDTWRRFSIHTSAPLAEAVRTKQPIWQEPTTTRVARYSHLAQEYARHNYAAWISIPLIIEGRAIGGMSLAFAEIQEFNQDDRPFILALAQQCAQAMERARLYEAEQTAREAAENANRIKDEFLAVLSHELRSPLNPILGWSKLLQTKKLDEKTVPQALKTIERNARLQAQLIEDLLDISRILQGKLSLNIYPVDLTSVISAAMETVRLSAEAKSIEMHISLEPHLGQVLGDSGRLQQIVWNLLSNAVKFTPAGGRVDIRLEQVRNGEWGVGSGEWGVGGKEIPNHSPLYAQIIVSDTGKGIDPNFLPYVFEYFRQENSSTTRKFGGLGLGLAIVRHLVELHGGTVQVESEGEDMGATFTVRLPLIQNQLEIKQDISDSETSSNLNGVNILVVDDDADTREFIAFLLEQYGANVIAVASANEALTALSQSLPDILLSDIGMPEVDGCMFMRQLRTLPAEQGGQIRAIALTAYAGEMNAKQVLAAGFNKHLAKPVEPAELVDAIANLIAE, via the coding sequence TTGCGGCAATATTTGGGCGAATACGAGCAAGTAGAAGAAAATCTGCGTCATAGTGAAGCACGCTACCGCTCACTGGCAGAAGCAAGCGCATCCATCGTCTGGAGCGCCGGGCCTTGGGGCAACGTTGTTGAAGATATTCCGACTTGGGAGGCGTTTACTGGGCAAAGTCCCGAACAATATAAAGGATGGGGTTGGGTTGACGCACTGCACCCAGATGACCGTACCTCTGTAAGTGCTATTTGGAGACAGGCTTTTTTTGGACGCAGTGTTGCAGTTGCCGAGTATCGTGTTCTGCGGCATGACGGCGAATACCGATACATGAAGATACGCGGTGTACCTATACTTGATGAAACAGGCGAAATCGAGGAATGGGTAGGAATGTGCGTAGATATCAGCGAGAGCAAGCAAGCTGAGGCAGAACGTGAGCAATTACTAGCGTTACTGAAAACAGAACAGACTCACTTGGTTGAGGCTAATGTTCTACTTGATACCCTCTTCAATAACGCACCTATAGGTATTGGTTTATGGGATGAGAAATTAAGATACGTCCGATTGAATGACGCTTTAGCTGAGATTAACGGTTTTCCCCAAGATGTGCATATCGGTAAGACTGTTGCCCAAGTGCTACCAGGGGTAGATTCTACGGTCATGGAAGCTTTTCGCCATGTGATCGAGACGGGAGAATCTGTTGCTCAAGAAACTAGTGGAGAGACACCCGCCGCGCCTGGAAAGCAGCGATACTGGTCGGTGAATTACTATCCGATTCAACTACCAGGTGATATTACCTGGGTGGGTGCAATCTGTCAAGAAATTACTGCTCGCAAGCAAGCAGAAGTCGAACGTCAACAGCTATTTGAGCGAGAGCAAGCGGCTCGTGTTGAAGCTGAAGCTGCCAAAGAGCAAGTTACCAAAATTTTAGAAAGTATCACTGACGGCTTTCTTGCCTTTGATACTGAGTGGCGCTTCACCTACCTCAATCATGAGGGAAGCAGAACTCTAGGGCGTTCCTGCGAGGATTTGCTCGGAAAAAATTTATGGTTAGAGTTTCCAGAACTGGCTAATACTAGCTTTGGCCAGCTTTATCAAAGGGCAGTTGCTCTAGGAACGCCCCTTGAGCTTGAAGATTATTACCCACCCTTTGATGCATGGTTTGCGGTTCGTGCCTATCCTTCACCCACAGGATTATCACTTTATTTCCGTAACATTAATGTACGCAAACGGGCAGAGGCAAAACTGCGCGAGAGTGAGGCGTGTTTTCGGCTGATGGCTGAGAATTCAACTGATATTATTTCACGCCACAGAGTAGATGGAACTCTTCTGTACATTTCACCAGCTTGCTACACAGTATTGGGGTATCAACCAGAGGAATTAGTAGGTAATCACAGCCAGGAGTTAGTTCACCCTGATGATTTGGCAGAGATTGCCAGGAATTATCCAGTCAATGCCGATTTACCAGATATTTATACTGTTACTCACCGCGCTCGTCACAAAGACGGACATTATATTTGGTTAGAAGCAACTATTCGAGCTATCCGCGATCGCCAAACTAAAGAAATTTTAGAAATGCAAGCGTCTTCGCGGAATATTACAGAGCGCAAGCAGGTGGAGAAAGAGCAGCGTTTTCTAGCTGAAGCTAGTGAAATTTTGGCTGCATCATTAGACTACGAGACAACCTTAGCTAGTTTAGCGCGTTTGGTAGTGCCTGAAATAGCTGATTGGTGCTTAGTTGATATTATTTGTGACAATCAATTAGTCCGCCGGGTTACAGCAGCCCATGCCGATCCAAAAAAACAAGAATTGGTAGAACAGTTACAAAATTATCCACCTGATTTGACACTAAAAAAAGGTATTGCTGAGGTAATAGAGACAGGTAAATCACAAATTACTCATTTTATTTCTGATGAACAGATACAAGAGATAAGCCGCAATACCAGTCATCTAAAAATTTTGCAAGAACTAAATCCGACATCCGGCATTAGTGTACCCCTCATAGTTCGAGGACGGGTGCTAGGAGCTATGACTTTGGTTTCTTCTTCAGGTCGTCGCTACCCTACCAAAAGCCTAATGTTAGCCGAGGAGTTGGCTCGCCGGGCTGCCGTGGCCGTTGATAATGCTCGACTTTATACAGAAACACAGCAATCTCAACAGGCGGCTTTACGGGCAGCATCTCGCACTGCGCGTCTGCAAGCCATTACCGCCGCACTTTCTGAATCTCTGACTCCGGCACAGGTTGCTGAAGTAATGGTAGAGCAAGGTATGGCAGCTTTGGGAGCTAGTTCTGCTTTAGTAGCCCTAGTGACTAAAAGCGGCACTGAACTAGAAATTGTCCGTGCAGTAGGTTTTGAACAAGAAGCGATGGATACATGGCGTCGATTCTCTATTCATACATCCGCACCACTGGCAGAAGCAGTACGAACCAAACAGCCTATCTGGCAGGAGCCGACAACAACAAGGGTTGCTCGTTACTCACATCTAGCTCAGGAGTATGCACGGCACAATTATGCAGCTTGGATTTCAATTCCATTGATCATTGAGGGACGAGCCATCGGTGGCATGTCTCTAGCTTTTGCCGAAATTCAGGAGTTTAATCAGGATGATCGACCCTTTATTCTGGCATTAGCACAGCAGTGCGCTCAAGCGATGGAACGGGCCCGCCTATACGAGGCAGAGCAAACGGCACGGGAAGCAGCAGAAAACGCCAACCGAATTAAAGACGAGTTTCTAGCAGTTCTTTCTCATGAATTGCGATCGCCACTCAACCCAATTTTAGGATGGTCTAAGCTACTCCAAACCAAAAAACTTGATGAAAAGACAGTTCCTCAAGCGCTGAAGACTATTGAGCGAAATGCTAGGTTACAAGCTCAACTGATTGAAGACTTGCTGGATATCTCCCGGATTTTACAAGGTAAACTTAGCCTGAATATCTACCCAGTTGATTTGACATCTGTGATTTCGGCAGCAATGGAAACAGTGCGGCTGTCAGCAGAAGCGAAGTCAATTGAGATGCACATCAGCCTGGAACCACATTTGGGGCAAGTTTTAGGTGATTCTGGCCGATTGCAGCAAATCGTTTGGAACCTGCTCTCAAATGCAGTTAAGTTTACACCTGCGGGGGGACGGGTTGATATTCGACTGGAACAAGTAAGGAATGGGGAGTGGGGAGTAGGGAGTGGGGAGTGGGGAGTAGGGGGTAAAGAAATACCAAACCACTCCCCGCTTTATGCTCAAATTATCGTCAGCGACACAGGAAAAGGCATCGATCCTAATTTTCTGCCTTACGTGTTTGAATATTTTCGCCAAGAGAACAGCAGCACAACCAGAAAGTTTGGTGGACTGGGGTTAGGGTTAGCGATCGTCCGTCACTTAGTCGAACTGCATGGCGGGACAGTGCAGGTAGAAAGCGAGGGCGAGGATATGGGGGCAACTTTTACAGTAAGACTCCCGTTGATTCAAAATCAATTAGAGATTAAACAGGACATTAGCGACTCAGAGACATCCTCAAATTTAAATGGTGTCAATATTTTAGTAGTGGATGATGATGCAGATACGCGAGAATTTATTGCCTTCTTGCTAGAGCAATATGGGGCAAATGTGATAGCAGTGGCATCAGCAAATGAGGCACTAACCGCTTTAAGCCAATCTCTGCCAGATATACTTTTAAGCGATATTGGGATGCCAGAAGTGGATGGATGTATGTTCATGCGACAGTTGAGAACACTGCCAGCAGAACAAGGAGGGCAAATTCGAGCGATCGCACTTACCGCCTATGCTGGAGAAATGAACGCCAAGCAAGTACTTGCAGCCGGATTTAACAAGCATCTTGCTAAACCAGTAGAGCCAGCCGAATTAGTAGATGCGATCGCTAACTTAATAGCTGAATAA
- a CDS encoding sulfonate ABC transporter substrate-binding protein has product MFNNFLETKTTVISKIALFVIPGFVALSTTLISCTSTVSNTNTATNPKAEPAGAKTITFKTKLLRIGYQSSGDLVRVRGVLEKRLEPLGLKVEWSQFAQGPQLMEAMNVGKIDIGSVGETPPIFAQAAGAKIVYLAGRRLGPNSGKGSAIAVPKNSPIKTLADIKGQEVVFQKGSASHYFIIQALKEVGLKYSDIKVLSMPNVEARGAFIEGNIPVWVTGDPHLALVQKLHGARVLRDATNIGTPGGYYVGTREFAKENPELLRIVLEEIDKNGQWAEANRKEVAKLIAPVLKIDLPIQEIISGRATYRIKGITSELMKAQQSVADLFYNEKILPKKIDVQEALLTPQEYAAITPPTLISEK; this is encoded by the coding sequence ATGTTTAATAATTTTTTGGAAACTAAGACAACGGTAATTAGTAAAATAGCTTTATTTGTAATCCCTGGCTTTGTAGCTTTATCTACTACTTTAATAAGTTGTACGTCAACTGTATCTAATACAAATACAGCAACTAATCCTAAAGCAGAACCAGCAGGGGCTAAGACTATAACTTTTAAAACAAAGTTGCTGCGAATAGGGTATCAAAGCTCTGGTGATTTAGTTAGAGTCAGAGGAGTTTTAGAAAAACGTTTGGAGCCTTTGGGCTTGAAAGTAGAGTGGTCACAATTTGCTCAAGGCCCACAACTCATGGAAGCGATGAATGTGGGCAAAATTGATATTGGCTCAGTTGGAGAAACTCCTCCCATCTTTGCTCAAGCTGCGGGTGCAAAAATCGTCTATTTGGCTGGAAGAAGACTTGGCCCTAATTCAGGTAAAGGTAGTGCGATCGCAGTTCCTAAAAATTCTCCAATTAAAACTTTAGCTGATATCAAAGGTCAAGAAGTTGTCTTTCAAAAAGGTTCTGCTTCTCACTATTTTATCATCCAAGCCTTAAAAGAAGTGGGTTTAAAATATAGTGATATTAAAGTTTTAAGTATGCCCAATGTCGAAGCCCGTGGTGCATTTATTGAGGGAAATATTCCAGTTTGGGTAACTGGTGATCCTCACTTAGCTTTGGTTCAAAAACTTCACGGTGCGCGTGTACTGCGAGATGCCACAAATATTGGAACCCCAGGCGGATATTATGTAGGAACACGCGAGTTTGCTAAGGAAAATCCTGAATTACTTCGGATTGTCTTAGAAGAAATTGATAAAAACGGTCAATGGGCAGAAGCAAATCGTAAAGAGGTAGCCAAACTCATAGCACCAGTGCTTAAAATTGATCTGCCCATTCAAGAAATAATTTCTGGACGCGCTACTTATCGAATTAAAGGAATTACTTCAGAGTTGATGAAAGCTCAACAAAGTGTTGCAGATTTATTTTATAACGAAAAAATCTTACCTAAAAAGATTGATGTTCAAGAAGCATTGCTCACGCCTCAAGAATATGCAGCTATTACTCCACCAACACTAATAAGTGAAAAGTAG
- a CDS encoding aliphatic sulfonate ABC transporter substrate-binding protein, whose translation MPALKGKFEFRKSQRTTRRSLLFALGYCLMLSTTLSSCSEAKNNTQQSAASPESAVSSSTTKKSTQKQVVRIVRSKQLSALAVLEKQGSLEKRLEPLGFKVQWAEFAAGPQQLEALNANGLDIASTAESPPVFSQAAGAPLVYLATTRPSGKAISLLVPVNSPIKSVSDLKGKKVAFQKASIGHYLLVKALEDAGLKLSDVQSIYLPPSDANAAFSQNKVDAWYIWEPFATRNVQNKIARVLADGGKLRDTGNFYSTSRQFYQAHPDVIKVFLEEIEKAEIWTKNHPKEVAQLLAPVTQLDPPTLEIMHDKYDYGLVPITEKTITKQQQVADKWYSLGLIPKKVNVREGFLTPEEYAKITPSDVLANK comes from the coding sequence ATGCCAGCTTTAAAAGGAAAGTTTGAATTCAGAAAAAGCCAGAGAACAACACGTCGTTCCTTGTTGTTTGCTCTCGGTTACTGTTTAATGCTATCGACGACCCTATCAAGTTGTAGTGAGGCAAAAAATAACACTCAACAGTCGGCAGCTTCCCCTGAATCGGCAGTTTCATCTAGTACTACAAAGAAATCAACTCAGAAGCAAGTAGTACGGATTGTACGTTCCAAACAACTTTCCGCTTTAGCAGTTTTAGAAAAACAGGGTTCCTTAGAAAAACGATTAGAGCCTCTGGGTTTTAAAGTGCAGTGGGCTGAGTTTGCGGCTGGGCCACAACAGCTAGAAGCCCTGAATGCAAATGGATTAGATATCGCATCTACAGCCGAATCGCCTCCTGTATTTTCACAAGCAGCAGGAGCGCCTCTTGTTTATCTAGCTACTACACGCCCTAGTGGTAAAGCCATTTCACTTTTAGTTCCTGTAAACTCACCGATTAAAAGTGTTAGCGATTTGAAGGGCAAAAAAGTGGCTTTTCAAAAAGCCTCTATTGGGCACTATCTATTAGTTAAGGCATTAGAAGACGCGGGATTAAAACTGAGTGATGTCCAATCAATTTATCTACCGCCGTCAGACGCAAATGCAGCATTCAGTCAGAACAAGGTGGATGCTTGGTATATTTGGGAGCCATTTGCTACCAGAAATGTACAAAATAAAATAGCTCGTGTTTTAGCAGATGGTGGTAAGTTGCGGGATACTGGCAACTTTTACTCAACCTCACGCCAGTTTTATCAGGCTCATCCTGATGTTATCAAAGTGTTTCTAGAGGAAATAGAAAAGGCAGAAATTTGGACTAAGAATCATCCCAAAGAAGTAGCACAACTGCTGGCTCCTGTAACTCAGCTAGATCCACCTACTTTAGAAATAATGCATGATAAATATGACTATGGGCTAGTACCAATTACTGAAAAAACCATTACCAAGCAACAACAGGTTGCAGATAAGTGGTACAGCTTAGGACTTATCCCCAAAAAAGTAAATGTTAGAGAAGGGTTTTTGACGCCTGAAGAGTACGCCAAAATTACTCCTTCAGATGTTTTAGCAAATAAGTAG
- a CDS encoding amidohydrolase family protein, with protein sequence MLIFSVLNSDRLTPIAAIPMHTPEEAIAELEYAVKVLGLKAIQIPGHIRRPIPAFEKYGEEVANEAIWIDTFGLDSKYDYDPFWAKCVELKVVPTTHSSGMGWINRRSISNYQYNHIGHFASAGEALCKSLFFGGVTHRFPTLKFAFLEGGAAWGASLYTDLIWHWDTRNKDHLVENNNPANVNYEELLEFYTRYGGELVHGRLDQLGSGLGFHADLVSPLEPGDLDEFALAGVTKPEDIRDRFLNHFYFGTESDDTRVAQAFNRKANPYGDAYGGQSQRVKAFLGSDSGHWDVPDITAIAANTYSMVERKIITEEDLQYFLSIHPLELYTSLNRDFFKGTAVEKTADEFLAGKLS encoded by the coding sequence ATGCTGATATTTTCCGTCCTTAATAGCGATCGCTTAACACCAATTGCCGCTATTCCCATGCATACGCCCGAAGAGGCGATCGCAGAATTGGAATATGCCGTGAAAGTGCTGGGACTCAAAGCTATTCAAATCCCCGGACATATCCGCCGCCCCATTCCCGCCTTCGAGAAGTATGGCGAAGAAGTAGCCAACGAAGCCATCTGGATTGATACCTTTGGCTTGGATAGTAAATATGATTACGATCCCTTCTGGGCGAAGTGCGTAGAACTGAAAGTTGTACCCACCACCCACTCTTCCGGTATGGGCTGGATCAATCGGCGTTCCATTAGCAATTACCAATACAACCATATTGGTCACTTTGCATCGGCTGGGGAAGCACTATGTAAATCTCTATTCTTTGGTGGTGTAACTCACCGCTTCCCTACACTCAAGTTTGCCTTTTTAGAAGGAGGTGCAGCTTGGGGTGCTAGTTTGTACACCGATTTGATTTGGCATTGGGATACCCGCAATAAAGACCATTTGGTGGAAAATAACAATCCTGCCAATGTTAATTATGAAGAACTGCTAGAATTTTATACCCGCTATGGTGGCGAACTAGTACATGGTCGTTTGGATCAACTAGGCAGTGGTTTAGGTTTCCACGCTGACTTAGTATCTCCCCTAGAACCAGGTGATTTGGATGAATTCGCCTTAGCAGGAGTTACCAAGCCAGAGGATATCCGCGATCGCTTCTTGAATCACTTCTACTTTGGTACAGAATCAGATGATACCCGTGTAGCTCAAGCTTTTAACCGGAAAGCTAACCCTTATGGCGATGCCTACGGCGGGCAAAGCCAACGCGTTAAAGCATTTTTGGGTTCTGATTCTGGTCACTGGGATGTACCTGATATAACTGCGATCGCTGCTAATACGTATTCAATGGTAGAACGCAAGATTATCACCGAAGAAGATTTGCAATACTTCCTGTCAATTCATCCCTTGGAGTTGTACACCAGCTTGAATCGTGACTTCTTTAAAGGTACGGCTGTGGAGAAAACAGCAGATGAATTTTTGGCTGGGAAATTAAGTTAA
- a CDS encoding acyl-CoA dehydrogenase family protein: MVLDIKKPKDYIDLATSLSKEFAQSAVERDAQAGVPEEEINKLRESGLLPLIIPKQYGGIGATWIDALKIVRKLSKADGSIGQLYGNHLNLTALGHVSGTPAQKEKYYRETAKNNLFWANAINTRDTRLKINPEGENFRVNGVKSFGTGISVADYRVFSALEDGVELPFIFIIPKDREGLVSNQDWDNIGQRRTDSSSYTFNNVLVEKDEILGTSNPPDSAFSTFLGIIAQLTKTNVYLGITKAAFAAAREYTKTTTKAWITSGVDSATQDPYLLHHYGDFWVEIQAAIALADQAAEKVQAAWDKDVALTHQERGEVAIAVSASKALATRVGIDITNRIFEVTGTRATATKYGFDRYWRDLRTFTLHDPVDYKLRAIGDWVLNDQLPAITQYS; encoded by the coding sequence ATGGTGCTAGATATTAAAAAACCAAAGGATTACATTGACCTAGCAACTTCTCTATCCAAGGAATTCGCTCAATCAGCAGTTGAAAGGGATGCTCAAGCCGGAGTTCCAGAAGAGGAAATTAATAAACTGCGTGAAAGTGGTTTGTTGCCACTGATTATACCTAAGCAATATGGTGGAATTGGTGCAACTTGGATTGATGCTTTAAAAATTGTTAGAAAGCTATCAAAAGCTGATGGTTCAATTGGTCAATTGTATGGTAATCATCTCAATTTGACGGCTTTGGGTCACGTTTCCGGCACACCAGCCCAAAAGGAAAAATACTATAGAGAAACTGCTAAAAATAATTTATTTTGGGCAAACGCTATCAATACGCGAGATACTAGGCTGAAAATTAACCCAGAAGGTGAAAATTTTCGGGTTAATGGTGTTAAAAGCTTTGGTACTGGTATTTCTGTTGCAGATTACCGGGTATTTTCCGCTTTAGAAGATGGTGTAGAATTGCCATTCATATTCATAATTCCCAAAGACAGGGAAGGGTTAGTTTCTAATCAAGATTGGGACAACATCGGGCAACGTCGCACTGATAGCAGTAGTTATACATTTAATAATGTTTTAGTGGAGAAAGATGAGATTTTAGGGACATCCAATCCTCCTGATAGTGCCTTCTCAACTTTTCTTGGTATTATTGCCCAGCTAACAAAAACCAATGTTTATCTGGGAATTACTAAAGCAGCCTTCGCCGCCGCTCGTGAGTACACAAAAACTACTACTAAAGCGTGGATTACATCAGGGGTAGATAGTGCTACTCAAGACCCATATCTTCTACATCATTACGGAGACTTTTGGGTGGAAATCCAAGCTGCGATCGCTCTAGCTGACCAAGCAGCCGAGAAGGTGCAAGCAGCATGGGATAAGGATGTAGCACTGACTCATCAAGAGAGGGGAGAAGTTGCGATTGCAGTTTCCGCGTCCAAGGCATTAGCTACCCGTGTCGGTATAGATATTACCAACCGCATCTTTGAAGTTACGGGAACTCGCGCCACTGCAACTAAATATGGATTTGACCGTTACTGGCGGGATTTACGAACCTTTACCCTGCACGATCCTGTGGACTACAAATTGCGTGCGATCGGCGATTGGGTACTCAACGATCAACTACCTGCGATCACCCAATATTCTTAG
- a CDS encoding amidohydrolase family protein gives MTIALDRPQKTKSAQIREKLGYPIIDTDVHTQEFEPAVLDYLEQVGGTALVERFKENLPGSSRFKWYKQTWEERFAYRSNRPNWWGRPTKNTLNLATISLPKLLHERLQEAGTDFAVVYPNLATMAPNIGNEEMRRAVCRAVNTYHADIFRPYSDRLTPIAAIPLHTPEEGIEELEYAVNVLGLKAIQIPGYVRRPIPAFEKYGKEVANEVVWIDNFGLDSQYDYDPFWAKCVELKVVPTTHASSQGWTTQRSVTNAQYNHINHFAFAAEALCKSLFFGGVTRRFPELKFAFLEGGSAWGASLYADIIWHWETRNKQHLLSNNNPAIIDKEALVELYTRYGGELVDGRLDKIGDGLGFHHQLLAPEDPGELDEFELAGIEKPEDVRDRFLNHFYFGTESDDTRVAQAFNRAANPFGDRVKAFLGSDSGHWDVPDITAVTANAYSMAEHEIITEEDLRYFLSIHPLELYTSLNQDFFKGTGVEKAANEYLAAKK, from the coding sequence ATGACGATTGCTCTAGACCGCCCACAAAAAACCAAGTCTGCTCAAATTCGGGAAAAACTTGGTTATCCGATCATTGATACCGATGTACATACCCAAGAATTTGAACCCGCAGTCTTGGATTATTTAGAGCAAGTTGGTGGAACTGCACTTGTTGAACGTTTCAAAGAAAATTTACCAGGATCTTCCCGCTTTAAGTGGTACAAGCAAACTTGGGAAGAACGTTTTGCTTATCGCAGCAATCGCCCTAACTGGTGGGGTCGTCCAACAAAAAATACTTTGAATTTGGCTACTATTAGCTTGCCCAAGTTGCTGCACGAACGCTTGCAAGAAGCAGGTACAGACTTTGCCGTGGTGTACCCCAACTTGGCAACAATGGCCCCGAATATCGGCAACGAAGAAATGCGGCGGGCTGTTTGTCGAGCAGTTAACACTTACCATGCTGATATTTTCCGCCCTTATAGCGATCGCTTAACACCCATCGCCGCCATTCCCCTGCACACTCCCGAAGAAGGGATTGAAGAGTTGGAATATGCCGTGAATGTTTTGGGACTCAAAGCAATTCAAATTCCTGGTTATGTTCGTCGTCCAATTCCTGCCTTTGAAAAGTATGGCAAAGAAGTAGCTAACGAAGTGGTTTGGATTGATAACTTTGGCTTAGATAGCCAGTATGATTACGATCCATTCTGGGCTAAGTGCGTAGAACTGAAAGTTGTACCCACAACTCATGCTTCTAGCCAAGGTTGGACAACTCAGCGTTCTGTCACCAACGCCCAGTACAATCACATTAATCACTTTGCCTTTGCGGCGGAAGCATTATGCAAATCGTTGTTTTTTGGTGGAGTTACCCGTCGCTTCCCAGAATTAAAGTTTGCCTTCTTAGAAGGTGGTTCAGCTTGGGGTGCTAGTCTATACGCTGATATTATTTGGCACTGGGAAACCCGCAATAAACAACATTTGTTGTCAAATAACAATCCTGCCATTATCGACAAGGAAGCACTAGTAGAGTTGTACACCCGCTACGGTGGCGAATTGGTAGATGGACGCTTAGATAAAATTGGTGACGGTTTAGGATTCCACCATCAACTATTGGCTCCAGAAGATCCAGGCGAACTCGACGAATTTGAACTAGCAGGAATTGAGAAGCCAGAAGATGTGCGCGATCGCTTCTTAAATCATTTCTACTTCGGTACAGAATCAGACGATACCCGTGTAGCTCAAGCTTTTAATCGTGCAGCTAATCCCTTTGGCGACAGAGTTAAAGCCTTCTTGGGTTCAGATTCCGGTCACTGGGATGTGCCTGATATCACCGCCGTTACTGCCAACGCTTACTCAATGGCAGAACACGAAATCATTACTGAAGAAGACCTCCGCTACTTCCTCTCAATCCACCCCTTAGAGTTGTACACCAGTCTCAATCAAGACTTCTTCAAGGGTACAGGTGTTGAGAAAGCCGCCAACGAATATTTAGCGGCTAAGAAATAA